Proteins from one Desulfomicrobium macestii genomic window:
- a CDS encoding GPW/gp25 family protein — MSYDFLGKGLRYPFRFQSVSGGTQVSTATSREHEHIRESILQILGTRIGERFMNPEFGSRLKDLVFEQNDEVLKGLLRHYVIDAIKRWEKRVIITEVRFDDRPLNIDGNLLLVHIAYRVIQSQVDGNLVYPFYREDPNNPAPSYPQPEPPPEPEPEPPPVRSVHLSPDVRSLFNLLWFDAAEMSPDPDDSFIWPAGEYEIAYIEGAFQDRNGKWIVSDPGDNHGHYLVFEGAPETEAPQAEHALYLAASGLGFNTQSQAEDNAAGTVHRITTSESGRIGLFYFEGKKESHYLNNTSGQPNPVWQLRGPL; from the coding sequence ATGAGCTACGACTTTCTCGGCAAGGGGCTGCGTTACCCGTTCCGGTTTCAGTCGGTATCCGGCGGCACCCAGGTCTCGACCGCCACCTCGCGGGAGCACGAGCATATCCGCGAAAGCATCCTGCAGATCCTCGGCACCCGGATCGGCGAACGGTTCATGAATCCGGAGTTCGGCTCCCGGCTGAAGGATCTGGTGTTCGAACAGAACGACGAGGTGCTCAAGGGCCTGCTGCGCCATTACGTGATCGACGCCATCAAGCGCTGGGAAAAGCGGGTGATCATCACGGAGGTGCGCTTCGACGACCGGCCGCTGAACATCGACGGCAACCTGCTGCTGGTACATATCGCCTACCGGGTGATCCAGAGCCAGGTGGACGGCAACCTGGTCTATCCCTTCTACAGAGAAGACCCGAACAATCCCGCGCCCAGCTATCCCCAGCCGGAACCACCGCCGGAACCCGAGCCGGAACCACCGCCGGTGCGCAGCGTGCACCTGTCGCCGGACGTGCGCTCACTGTTCAATCTGCTCTGGTTCGACGCGGCCGAAATGAGTCCAGATCCGGACGATTCCTTCATCTGGCCAGCCGGAGAATACGAGATCGCCTACATCGAGGGAGCCTTTCAGGACCGCAACGGCAAATGGATCGTCAGCGATCCGGGTGACAATCACGGCCATTACCTGGTCTTCGAGGGAGCGCCTGAAACGGAAGCGCCCCAGGCCGAGCATGCCCTCTATCTGGCTGCGAGCGGTCTGGGCTTCAACACCCAGAGCCAGGCGGAAGACAACGCCGCTGGCACCGTTCACCGGATCACCACGTCGGAGTCTGGTCGCATCGGCCTGTTCTATTTCGAGGGCAAGAAGGAATCCCACTACCTCAACAACACCTCCGGACAGCCCAATCCCGTCTGGCAACTGCGCGGCCCGCTCTGA
- a CDS encoding YfaP family protein produces the protein MTDTAPDYSHWEVQPRSIRLSAGEFEQRVPLSLRGDVDAPVFASSNPEVAEIGPDGVIRCGWTIGNAVLMVWRSSFRDSLRHVLVEVRDPSWFADHPDFASGASVFLSGMVVNALNTSGVGNALIEFRRSETGPAAFQTFANAYGGFELTVPEGFYYVEVTAPGYIAWHGWVNADTNTSGDIQIVLSPELDGQVARIVLQWGLNPRDLDSHLTGPTPSGGRFHVFYSHTIENEAAELDVDDTSSYGPETITIHRLIPGVYRYAVHDYTNRNTNPSTGLAQSGATVKVFLSDGREQTFTVPNAPGTVWTVFEIDGATGTVTPVNAMSYQSQPANVGM, from the coding sequence ATGACGGATACCGCGCCAGACTATAGCCACTGGGAGGTTCAGCCTCGCTCCATCCGCCTCTCCGCTGGCGAGTTCGAGCAACGGGTTCCGCTCTCCCTGCGCGGCGACGTGGACGCCCCGGTCTTTGCCTCCAGCAATCCGGAGGTCGCGGAGATCGGGCCGGACGGTGTCATTCGCTGCGGCTGGACCATCGGCAACGCCGTGCTCATGGTCTGGCGATCCTCGTTCCGGGACAGCCTCCGCCATGTTCTGGTGGAGGTCCGCGATCCGTCCTGGTTCGCCGACCACCCGGACTTTGCCAGCGGAGCATCGGTCTTCCTCAGCGGCATGGTGGTCAACGCCCTCAACACCAGCGGCGTCGGCAACGCGCTGATCGAATTCCGCCGCTCGGAAACCGGCCCGGCGGCGTTCCAGACCTTCGCCAACGCCTATGGCGGGTTCGAGCTGACCGTGCCCGAGGGGTTCTATTACGTGGAGGTCACCGCGCCGGGATACATCGCCTGGCATGGCTGGGTGAACGCCGACACCAACACCTCCGGCGACATCCAGATCGTTCTCTCGCCCGAACTCGACGGCCAGGTCGCCCGCATCGTGTTGCAGTGGGGGCTCAACCCCCGGGATCTCGATTCCCATCTCACCGGACCGACGCCATCGGGCGGTCGCTTCCATGTGTTCTATTCCCACACCATCGAAAACGAGGCGGCGGAATTGGACGTGGACGACACCAGCTCCTACGGGCCGGAGACCATCACCATCCATCGGCTCATCCCCGGCGTCTACCGCTACGCGGTCCACGACTACACCAACCGCAACACCAATCCGAGCACCGGCCTGGCGCAGTCCGGAGCCACGGTGAAAGTGTTCCTGAGCGATGGCCGTGAGCAGACCTTCACCGTTCCCAACGCCCCGGGTACGGTCTGGACCGTGTTCGAAATCGACGGCGCGACTGGAACAGTGACGCCGGTCAACGCCATGAGCTATCAATCCCAACCCGCCAACGTCGGCATGTAA
- a CDS encoding phage tail protein, which produces MSDWFKDNLLGLLPPLYEHNDGAVDLRTFLSLPAGTLDELKQAIDDFPTIFDVDHCDERFLPLLARLVGLEVDGTCSPDCQRRRVREAVEIYRRKGTIPAIERDFDALGWQGELQETFRSALRLNARSRLSSAKLPGLVFSLGVFRVLCLNQTEGLRDALVFHHPAGTRCFWFQFLLEWIEGGAMLDFGHANAVRRIVLAFLDETFVLGRSSLGSCRHLTNKQRAWELLQLTSTTEMVPEIDRATVKVSRFHGRQNRMRLNHKALNDWRLPYTRVGEDRVSFCTPIYTGRDFEGDVLESGFGLGENHLNRKPLTHGETALRYCFRQKDFFFDTQAEPVERAEAKYDLRLPLESRHRLCFQLGRSRLNAGLDLTANQGGISNLLLASTAGCDADVTLAVDRIDRWRRRGPMFRLNANTLNTRYLSNANLTGERASLEVYVDTGSLQRHRVETMKLGASPLNTTGLRLSVDRTRPMRVSRMRLNQAGFRWSRPSYRWLFRQQDLHAPTQAGFEAATNNYRATQWPT; this is translated from the coding sequence ATGTCGGATTGGTTCAAGGACAATCTGCTCGGCCTGCTGCCGCCGCTTTACGAGCACAACGACGGGGCCGTTGACCTGCGCACATTTCTGAGCCTTCCAGCCGGAACGCTGGACGAACTCAAGCAGGCCATCGACGACTTCCCGACCATCTTCGATGTGGATCATTGCGACGAGCGCTTTCTGCCGCTGCTGGCAAGGCTCGTCGGCCTCGAAGTGGACGGCACCTGTTCGCCAGACTGCCAGCGCCGCCGCGTGCGGGAGGCGGTCGAAATCTATCGCCGCAAGGGCACCATTCCTGCCATCGAACGCGACTTCGACGCGCTCGGTTGGCAGGGGGAACTCCAGGAAACCTTCCGCTCGGCGCTGCGTCTCAATGCCCGCTCCCGACTTAGCAGCGCCAAACTACCCGGGCTGGTGTTCAGCCTCGGCGTGTTTCGCGTGCTGTGTCTCAACCAGACGGAGGGGCTGCGCGACGCTCTGGTATTTCACCACCCGGCGGGCACGCGCTGTTTCTGGTTCCAGTTCCTCCTGGAATGGATCGAAGGCGGCGCAATGCTCGACTTCGGGCACGCCAACGCCGTGCGCCGGATCGTGCTGGCGTTTCTCGACGAGACCTTCGTCCTTGGCCGCTCCTCGCTCGGTTCCTGCCGTCACCTGACCAACAAGCAGAGGGCCTGGGAGCTGCTGCAGCTCACCAGTACCACGGAAATGGTCCCGGAAATCGACCGGGCCACCGTAAAAGTCTCCCGTTTTCACGGCCGCCAGAACCGGATGCGCCTGAACCACAAGGCCCTCAACGACTGGCGGCTTCCGTACACCCGCGTCGGCGAGGACCGGGTTTCCTTCTGCACGCCCATCTACACCGGCCGCGACTTCGAAGGGGATGTACTGGAAAGCGGCTTCGGGCTGGGCGAGAACCATCTCAACCGCAAGCCGCTGACCCATGGCGAGACCGCGCTGCGCTACTGCTTTCGGCAGAAGGACTTCTTTTTCGACACGCAGGCGGAACCGGTTGAACGAGCGGAAGCCAAGTACGACCTGCGCCTGCCGCTGGAATCCCGGCACCGCCTCTGCTTCCAGCTTGGCCGCTCCAGGCTCAACGCCGGTCTCGACCTCACCGCCAACCAGGGCGGCATCAGCAACCTGCTGCTCGCCTCCACCGCTGGCTGCGACGCGGACGTCACCCTGGCCGTCGACCGGATCGACCGATGGCGGCGGAGAGGGCCTATGTTCCGGCTCAACGCGAACACCCTGAACACCCGGTATCTGAGCAATGCGAATCTGACCGGCGAACGGGCCTCGCTTGAAGTCTACGTGGACACAGGTTCTCTCCAGCGCCATCGGGTCGAGACCATGAAGCTGGGCGCGAGCCCGCTCAACACCACCGGCCTGCGCCTCTCCGTGGATCGGACCCGCCCCATGCGCGTCAGCCGCATGCGCCTCAACCAGGCCGGATTCCGCTGGTCGCGGCCGTCTTACCGTTGGCTGTTCCGTCAGCAGGACCTGCACGCGCCGACGCAGGCCGGGTTCGAGGCCGCCACCAATAATTATCGCGCCACCCAGTGGCCCACCTGA
- a CDS encoding PAAR domain-containing protein codes for MSSQARLGDISSHGGVIITGASRTLDNGMPVARMGDLHVCPIPGHGVTPIVTGSFDTITEGLPNARIGDITACGAIIVTGSPDTIDN; via the coding sequence ATGAGCTCCCAGGCGCGGCTCGGCGACATCAGCAGTCACGGCGGCGTCATCATCACCGGGGCGAGCCGGACGCTGGACAACGGCATGCCAGTGGCCCGCATGGGTGATCTGCACGTCTGTCCCATCCCTGGGCATGGCGTGACGCCCATTGTGACCGGCAGCTTCGACACCATCACCGAAGGATTGCCCAACGCCCGCATCGGCGACATCACCGCCTGCGGAGCCATCATAGTCACCGGCAGTCCCGACACCATCGACAACTGA
- a CDS encoding baseplate J/gp47 family protein: MGRASIGYINKDYESIRQELLAKIPQLTDRWTDFNHSDLGVVLLDLFCGVGDMLAYYLDAQAAEAFLPTARQRQNVINLCKLIGYRLDSPVASTTTLRFRLSAPLGKDLTIPAGTACRALLSDGEADFETVEDGLIPRGVLSVDIPGRQGVRRTETFTSTGLPFQRIRLTGDVIAQGTITVTVGDDAWSEVDHFQDSLADSRHLMADLDALDISTLIFGDGQSGAVPAQGSAIAVSYLQTIGDQGNLGPNRITQLLSPIYLDGGQVSLTVTNPVPATGGASREALEHARRQAPAELRSLWKAVTLEDYQALAEGYPGVAKAKVLDTNACQNIRYYNVQLAIAPNGGGMPSALLKRDLAEFLERRKVITVEINLFDPIYRPVSIDAEVYIWPGEPLENVRSRIEAALTDFFSFDRVSFGQTIHFSDLVALIDGVRGVSHMHLYAPQQDIELRHGEIPVLGRVNLDLRRAG; encoded by the coding sequence ATGGGCCGCGCAAGCATCGGATACATCAACAAGGATTACGAATCGATCCGCCAGGAGCTGTTGGCGAAGATCCCGCAACTCACCGACCGCTGGACCGATTTCAACCACTCCGATCTCGGCGTCGTCCTGCTCGATCTGTTCTGCGGCGTGGGCGACATGCTGGCCTACTACCTGGACGCCCAGGCGGCGGAGGCCTTTCTGCCCACGGCCCGCCAGCGCCAGAACGTCATCAACCTCTGCAAACTCATCGGCTACCGGCTGGATTCGCCGGTGGCCTCCACCACCACGCTGCGTTTCCGGCTCTCCGCCCCGCTCGGCAAGGATCTGACCATTCCGGCGGGGACGGCCTGCCGCGCCTTGCTGAGTGACGGCGAGGCGGATTTCGAGACGGTCGAGGACGGCTTGATCCCGCGAGGCGTACTCTCGGTAGACATCCCGGGTCGGCAAGGCGTGCGCCGCACCGAGACCTTCACTTCGACGGGGCTGCCATTCCAGCGCATCCGCCTGACCGGCGACGTCATCGCCCAGGGCACCATCACCGTTACGGTGGGGGACGACGCCTGGAGCGAGGTCGATCACTTCCAGGACAGCCTGGCCGACAGCCGCCATTTAATGGCCGACCTGGACGCCCTCGACATCTCCACCCTGATTTTCGGCGACGGGCAAAGCGGCGCTGTACCCGCTCAGGGAAGCGCCATCGCCGTCAGCTATCTGCAGACCATCGGGGACCAGGGCAATCTCGGTCCGAACCGGATCACTCAACTGCTGAGCCCGATCTACCTTGACGGAGGCCAGGTCTCTCTGACCGTCACCAACCCGGTGCCCGCCACCGGTGGCGCTTCGCGGGAAGCACTCGAACACGCCCGCCGACAGGCACCGGCGGAGCTGCGCAGTCTCTGGAAGGCCGTCACCCTGGAGGATTACCAGGCCCTCGCCGAGGGCTACCCCGGCGTCGCCAAGGCCAAGGTGCTCGACACCAATGCCTGCCAGAACATCCGCTATTACAACGTTCAACTGGCCATCGCCCCCAACGGCGGCGGAATGCCCTCGGCGCTGCTCAAACGGGACCTCGCCGAGTTTCTCGAACGCCGCAAGGTCATCACGGTCGAGATCAACCTGTTCGACCCGATCTACCGGCCCGTTTCCATCGACGCTGAGGTCTACATCTGGCCCGGTGAACCGCTGGAAAACGTACGCAGCCGCATCGAAGCCGCGCTCACCGATTTCTTTTCTTTCGACCGGGTCTCCTTCGGGCAGACCATTCACTTCTCCGACCTGGTGGCCCTGATCGACGGCGTGCGCGGCGTCAGCCACATGCATCTCTACGCGCCCCAGCAGGACATCGAGCTGCGCCACGGCGAAATTCCGGTTCTCGGCAGAGTCAACCTCGATCTGCGGAGGGCCGGTTGA